Proteins from a single region of Oncorhynchus keta strain PuntledgeMale-10-30-2019 unplaced genomic scaffold, Oket_V2 Un_contig_1006_pilon_pilon, whole genome shotgun sequence:
- the LOC118376946 gene encoding LOW QUALITY PROTEIN: E3 ubiquitin-protein ligase TRIM7-like (The sequence of the model RefSeq protein was modified relative to this genomic sequence to represent the inferred CDS: substituted 2 bases at 2 genomic stop codons) has protein sequence MASSSNVLSKEQFLCSICLDVFTEPVSIQCGHNFCMACIRKYWDTNDLCQCPMCTNTFDKRPALFVNAFISEISATQFRKSVKRKATSSPDQCPAKPGEVSCDVCTEMKLKALNSCLVCLTSYCETHLEPHQRVAALRRHKLINPVENLEDRICKTNKRLLELFCRNDQMCVCVLCIKTDHETHHTVPLEEXFGERKGKLEKTQAKVQQQIQENLEKVQEIKHSVELSKXNSEREITDSAQVFTVLMLSIEKNQADLIEVIEKKQKAAERQAEEHIQELEQEITELKRKSTDLEQVLHTEDHLHRVQSFPSLCTPPPTKDWSEISVHSDLCVMSLRRAVCQLGETLNKEIEKLPEIKLKRIQQYAVDVSLDPDTAQSELILSEDRKEVRYGDTRQNLPNNLKRFDPVLIVLGKEGFSSGRFYYEVTVTGKTGWSLGVARESINRKGNITLSPDSGCWAVVLTDRSKYGACAPIFTPLSLREKAQLVSFYDVEARSHIYSFTGCTFTEKLYPCFNPGVNHDGKNSAPLIISPVNHTRLFRNIYEIHSLLSHRKYKDITHKRMQLIKELEQETTELKRRSTELEQLSHTEDDLNLLQSFTSLCSPPLTKDSDLYVGIVRRAVSQLEETVMSEMKRLFDDELKRIQQYAVDVILDPDTASPWLILSKNGKEVRTGEKKQKLPDNPKRFDSAVNVLGKKGFSSGRFYYEVTVTGKTGWNLGVARESINRKGTVALSPDNGRWAMILRDGSKYIACAPTRVHLCMKEKPQKVGVFVDYEEGQVSFYDVEARSHIYSFTGYTFTEKLYPYFSPLLNDGGKNSTPLIISPVNHTDRV, from the exons atggcaTCCTCCAGCAATGTCCTGTCTAAAGAGCAGTTCCTGTGCTCCATCTGTCTGGATGTGTTCACTGAGCCAGTCTCTATTCAATGTGGACACAACTTCTGCATGGCCTGTATCAGGAAGTACTGGGATACCAATGACCTGTGCCAGTGTCCCATGTGtacaaatacatttgataaaAGACCAGCTCTCTTTGTTAATGCTTTCATTTCTGAGATTTCTGCTACTCAGTTCAGGAAGTCAGTTAAAAGGAAAGCTACCAGCAGCCCAGACCAATGCCCTGCCAAACCTGGAGAAGTGTCCTGTGATGTCTGCACTGAGATGAAGCTCAAGGCACTGAATTCCTGCCTGGTGTGTCTGACCTCTTACTGTGAGACTCACCTGGAGCCTCATCAGAGAGTCGCAGCCTTAAGGAGACACAAGCTGATCAACCCTGTTGAGAACCTGGAAGACAGAATTTGCAAGACAAACAAGAGACTCCTGGAGTTGTTCTGTAGGAATGAccagatgtgtgtttgtgtcttgtGCATAAAAACAGACCACGAGACTCACCATACTGTCCCTCTAGAGGAATAgtttggagagaggaagggtaaattgGAAAAAACACAGGCAAAAGTGCAACAGCAAATTCAGGAGAACCTGGAGAAGGTTCAGGAGATCAAACACTCAGTAGAGCTCAGCAAGTgaaactcagagagagagatcacagacAGCGCTCAGGTCTTCACTGTTCTGATGCTCTCCATTGAAAAGAACCAGGCTGATCTCATTGAGGTGATTGAGAAGAAGCAGAAAGCAGCAGAGAGGCAGGCTGAAGAACACATTCAAGAGCTGGAGCAGGAAATCACTGAGCTAAAGAGGAAAAGCACTGACCTGGAGCAGGTCTTACACACTGAGGATCACCTCCATCGAGTCCAGAGCTTTCCATCCTTATGCACCCCTCCACCCACCAAGGACTGGTCTGAGATCAGTGTTCATAGTGATCTCTGTGTGATGAGTTTGAGGAGAGCGGTGTGTCAGTTGGGGGAGACACTGAATAAAGAGATTGAGAAGCTGCCTGAAATCAAACTGAAGAGGATTCAGCAGTATGCAGTGGATGTGTCTCTGGACCCTGATACAGCACAAAGTGAACTCATCCTGTCTGAGGATCGGAAAGAAGTAAGATATGGAGACACACGACAGAATCTCCCTAATAACCTAAAGAGGTTTGATCCTGTCCTTATTGTCTTGGGAAAGGAGGGATTCTCCTCAGGGAGATTTTACTACGAGGTGACTGTTACAGGGAAGACTGGATGGAGTTTAGGAGTGGCCAGAGAGTCTATAAACAGGAAAGGGAATatcacactgtcccctgataGTGGATGCTGGGCTGTGGTCCTGACCGATAGAAGTAAGTACGGAGCTTGCGCCCCCATCTTTACCCCCCTCTCCCTTAGAGAGAAGGCCCAGCTGGTCTCCTTTTATGatgtggaggccaggtctcatATCTACTCTTTCACTGGCTGCACCTTCACTGAGAAACTATATCCATGCTTCAACCCTGGTGTTAATCATGATGGTAAAAACTCTGCCCCTCTGATCATCTCTCCTGTCAATCACACAAGA CTCTTCAGAAATATCTATGAAATACACAGTCTGCTATCTCACAGAAAATACAAAGATATTACCCACAAACGCATGCAG CTCATTAAAGAGCTGGAGCAGGAAACCACTGAGCTCAAGAGAAGAAGCACTGAGCTGGAGCAGCTCTCACACACTGAGGATGACCTAAACCTCCTCCAGAGCTTCACATCCCTGTGCAGCCCTCCACTCACCAAGGACAGTGATCTGTATGTGGGGATTGTGAGGAGAGCCGTGTCTCAGCTAGAAGAGACAGTCATGAGTGAGATGAAGAGGTTGTTTGATGATGAGCTGAAGAGGATTCAGCAGTATGCAGTGGATGTTATTCTGGACCCTGATACAGCAAGCCCCTGGCTCATTCTGTCTAAGAATGGGAAAGAAGTGAGAactggagaaaaaaaacagaagCTCCCTGATAACCCAAAGAGGTTTGATTCTGCCGTTAATGTCTTGGGAAAGAAAGGCTTCTCCTCAGGGAGATTCTACTATGAGGTAACTGTTACAGGGAAGACTGGGTGGAATTTAGGAGTGGCCAGAGAGTCTATCAACAGAAAGGGGACTGTCGCATTAAGCCCTGATAATGGACGCTGGGCAATGATCCTGAGGGATGGGAGTAAGTACATAGCTTGTGCCCCGACCCGTGTCCACCTCTGCATGAAAGAGAAGCCCCAGAAGGTGGGGGTGTTTGTGGATTATGAGGAGGGTCAGGTCTCTTTTTATGatgtggaggccaggtctcatATCTACTCTTTCACTGGCTACACCTTCACTGAGAAACTATATCCATACTTCAGCCCTTTGCTCAATGATGGTGGTAAAAACTCTACTCCTCTAATCATCTCTCCTGTCAATCACACAGACAGAGTTTGA